In the genome of Gadus morhua chromosome 12, gadMor3.0, whole genome shotgun sequence, one region contains:
- the gpr52 gene encoding G-protein coupled receptor 52 — MNYSKLSTDPASAANGSLVDGLPGQAFNFSCPLGLGQNEPLEACVLETVVIVLMTVLIIAGNLTVIFVFHCAPLLHHYTTSYFIQTMAYADLLVGLSCLVPTLSLLHYPASVQEPLACQAFSYVISVLKSVSMACLACISGDRYLAITKPLSYNQLVTPCRLRCCIALIWLYSSLIFLPSFFGWGKPGYHGDIFEWCARSWPTSALFTGFVVCLLYAPAALVVCFTYYHIFRICQQHNREISERRARFPSQEMEAVERGGSGGSQGGHGPDRSYAMVLFRITSVFYMLWLPYIIYFLLESSHLLDSPALSFITTWLAISNSFCNCVIYSLSNSVFRLGMRSLSQTICSFSHCSADDRDFRQPKPRKRSNSCSI; from the coding sequence ATGAATTACTCCAAACTGAGCACGGACCCGGCGTCTGCTGCTAACGGAAGCCTGGTAGATGGGCTCCCAGGCCAGGCTTTCAACTTCTCCTGCCCCCTGGGCTTGGGCCAAAACGAGCCACTGGAGGCCTGTGTCCTGGAGACGGTGGTCATTGTCCTGATGACGGTGCTCATCATCGCCGGAAACCTGACGGTCATCTTTGTGTTCCACTGTGCCCCGCTGctacaccactacaccaccagcTACTTCATCCAGACCATGGCCTACGCCGACCTGCTGGTGGGGCTGAGCTGTCTGGTGCCCACACTGTCCCTGCTCCACTACCCTGCCAGCGTCCAGGAGCCCCTCGCCTGCCAGGCCTTCAGCTACGTCATCTCTGTCCTCAAGAGCGTGTCTATGGCCTGCCTGGCCTGCATCAGCGGGGACCGCTACCTTGCCATCACCAAGCCACTGTCCTACAACCAGCTGGTGACTCCTTGCCGCTTGCGCTGCTGCATCGCCCTCATCTGGCTCTATTCCAGCCTGATCTTCCTGCCCTCCTTCTTTGGCTGGGGCAAGCCCGGCTACCACGGCGACATCTTTGAGTGGTGTGCCCGCTCATGGCCCACCTCGGCCCTCTTCACAGGCTTCGTGGTGTGCCTGTTGTACGCGCCGGCTGCCCTCGTGGTCTGCTTCACCTACTACCACATCTTCCGCATCTGCCAGCAGCACAACCGAGAGATCAGCGAGCGCCGGGCCAGGTTCCCCAGCCAGGAGATGGAGGCCGTAGAGCGGGGAGGCAGTGGGGGGAGCCAGGGGGGGCACGGGCCCGACCGGAGCTACGCCATGGTCCTCTTCCGTATCACCAGCGTCTTCTACATGCTATGGCTGCCCTACATCATCTACTTCCTGCTGGAGAGCTCCCATTTGCTGGACAGCCCCGCCCTCTCCTTCATCACAACTTGGCTGGCCATTAGCAATAGCTTCTGCAACTGCGTTATCTACAGCTTGTCCAATAGCGTGTTCCGCCTGGGCATGCGCAGCCTGTCGCAGACCATTTGTTCCTTTAGCCACTGCTCAGCGGACGACCGGGACTTTAGACAGCCCAAGCCCAGGAAGAGATCCAACTCCTGCTCCATTTGA